Sequence from the Paenibacillus tundrae genome:
TCGTGAGCATGCACAAGCTTCCGTTGATTTTATTTTTAAAAGTGAGGAGGTTGCTGAGATGAGTGAGGTCAATGAAACGCTGAAAGCATCCGTGATGCGGAATTTTTTCTCCAAAGATGGGCGAATTCGCCAAATTCCAGCGCAATATAAGAAAAAGCTGATTGTTCTTGGTCATTTGGCCGAGCAACTGGAATTCGGTCGCAAGTATACGGAGAAGGAAATTAATGTTTTCATTCAAAATTATCATGAAGATTTTGCTACGATCCGCCGTGAGTTCATCATGCACCAGTTCATGTATCGTGAAGACGGAGTTTACGAACTGAATCCCAAAGAAATGTGGACACGTTGGGATCAAGTTAAATAATTGGTCTTGACAACAATTCAGTAAGGTGTGTAATATGTTGGATAAATCTACAAGATAATGTTCAAAAAGATCGGTTTTCAGTACCGAGAAGATGGGATGAAGGTAGAAATGGAGTAGCGGAGCGTAGGCAAACTACGTGAGCAACTACATGTTTCCGAAGGAAACAAGCTGCGTAAGCATCCACTTATTTCGGCTGAATTCAAGCTTCGATGTTGCGATGCCAGCAGGCATCCTTCGTAATCAAAAGCGGACTTTTTGAACAACATCTACAAGGGAGGCGATGTAATATGACAAACTTAATGGCACTATACGTTAATTTGAATATGAACAGCGTCTCCGGAACGGATCAGAGCATATAATTATACAACCACAGGACAGTTATGTCTGTTATGCGGGTATGTATTATTGCATGCAACAATGAAGCCACGGGTGACGTACCTGTGGCTTTTTATGTTGCTATTAGGAATGTTCTTTTATTGCGGTCAGGGGATCTCTAACGTATGAACCTCTGAATCTTACCCGATGAAGGTCATCCTTTAATTCACTTAACAATGATTTGCCACGGGTGCTTGGGACTCGTGGTTTTTATTTTGGATACCGAACCGGGGCACACAGGTCAATCTGTCGTTATGTCCGAATCACATTATCATTTTTGGGAGGAAACACGAATTTGAATAAACTTTTGGAAGAGTATGGATGGTCTACGCATTGGCAAGAGCACTGGATAACGTTAGACATGAATCATGCCGAGAGGAAACCAGCTAGAATCATTGCAGATCATGGACATTTACTACGAATAATGACTGCCGATGGTGAGGGTTGGGGAAGAGCAACAGGCCGATTACGCCGCGAGCATGAGGAGACTGGTACAGGTCTTACGGTAGGGGATTGGGTTGAGGTTTCGGGACAAGCGGGTGACGAGGCAATGATTCACAGTATGTTGCCAAGACGAAGCAGAGTATCTAGACAGGCTGCAGGAAACGTAACAAAAGAACAACTGATTGCGGCTAATGTGGATACATTGCTAATTGTCGCCGCGCTTAACTATGATTTTAATCTCCGACGGCTGGAACGGTATATGATTATGGCATGGAATGGAGGCGTTAGACCTGTTATCGTGCTGAGTAAAAGCGATCTTTGCTCCAATATAGAAGAACAGATGGCACTCGTGGAAGGCATTGCCCCAGGTGTTGAAGTCATTGCATTGTCGGCAGTGCAGGATCAGGGAAAAGAACAGCTTGAACGTTATCTACAACCTGGGATGACGGTTGCCTTGACAGGTTCTTCAGGAAGCGGTAAGTCGACCTTGGTCAATTGGTTACTCGGCGAGAATGTACAGCTTACTCAATCTGTCAGGGAGGCAGACAGTCGAGGCAGACATACAACGACACATCGTGAGATGTTTGTATTACCTCAAGGGGCGGTATTGATTGACACCCCAGGAATGCGGGAGCTTAACTTGTGGGAGGAAGGTGATCAGGGGTTAGCAATAGCATTTGGTGAAATTGAGCAGTTGGCTACTTCGTGTAAGTTTCATAACTGCAATCACACTCGTGAGTCTGGCTGCGCTGTAAAAGAGGCGATACAGAACGGCACGTTAGAGGGGAAAAGACTTGATAATTATTTGAAAATGCAGAAGGAATTGCAATTTCAGCAGCGTAAG
This genomic interval carries:
- the rsgA gene encoding ribosome small subunit-dependent GTPase A translates to MNKLLEEYGWSTHWQEHWITLDMNHAERKPARIIADHGHLLRIMTADGEGWGRATGRLRREHEETGTGLTVGDWVEVSGQAGDEAMIHSMLPRRSRVSRQAAGNVTKEQLIAANVDTLLIVAALNYDFNLRRLERYMIMAWNGGVRPVIVLSKSDLCSNIEEQMALVEGIAPGVEVIALSAVQDQGKEQLERYLQPGMTVALTGSSGSGKSTLVNWLLGENVQLTQSVREADSRGRHTTTHREMFVLPQGAVLIDTPGMRELNLWEEGDQGLAIAFGEIEQLATSCKFHNCNHTRESGCAVKEAIQNGTLEGKRLDNYLKMQKELQFQQRKELQASKRRTATSKPVNTRKPKHVRGIREWDEA
- a CDS encoding metalloregulator ArsR/SmtB family transcription factor, whose amino-acid sequence is MQLEKIVAYHKALADPTRLRMLLLLSQGELHGHALAERLNLSQPTVTHHASKLREAALIKERREKNIVYFSLNPSFIREHAQASVDFIFKSEEVAEMSEVNETLKASVMRNFFSKDGRIRQIPAQYKKKLIVLGHLAEQLEFGRKYTEKEINVFIQNYHEDFATIRREFIMHQFMYREDGVYELNPKEMWTRWDQVK